In the genome of Nitrospirota bacterium, the window GGTTAGGGTGAGGGGGATATTAATAATAAATTAAAGAGGAGGAAAAGAAGATGAAGATGATCAGGGCGTTTATAAGGCCAGAAAAAGAACAGGAGGTAGTTTTGGCATTAGAGGGTGCAGGCTTTCCGTCCCTTACAAAAATGCCGGTATTTGGAAGGGGAAAGCAAAAGGGACTTCAGGTTGGACCTGTGCATTACGATGAGCTTCCCAAGACACTCATTATGACAGTTATTGATGATGAGGATGTGGAAAAGGTAATCAAGATAATTCAGAACAAGGCAAGGACAGGCTTTATAGGTGATGGAAAGATATTTGTCAGTCCTGTTGAAGCTGCTTATACCGTCAGGACAGGAGAGGCAGGTCTATGAAAGAGATTACAGCAATTATTAGAAGGGATAAGCTCCCTGAGACAAAGCAGGCGCTTGAGGACTTAGGGTATCCGTCGCTTACAATTCAGAGTGTGGATGGAAGGGGAAAACAAAAGGGTGCAATGTGTGCAGAGATGGACTCTGAAATGCCGGATAGTTTCTGTACAGCAGTTAAGCTGACCCCGACACCTTCAGCATATGCCCTTGAGCATACGCTTCCAAAGGTTGCACTCTATGTACCAAAAAGAATGCTCACCATAGTTGTGCCTGATGATGTGGTAAGCAAGGTTGTGAAATCCCTAATAAAGGTCAATCAGACAGGCAGGCATGGTGATGGAAAGATATTTGTCTCATCAATTGAAACAGCAGTAAGGGTGAGGACAGGAGAAAGGGACGGAGAGGCGATTGCGTAATTTTCTCATGGAGTGATGGAGTATTGTGATTTACTTTGAGAAAGGAGGAAGCTGTGGCAATTATAGGATATACGAGAGGTGGGAAGACATGGATACCAAAGTTTATTGAGTCTATCGACATTGAAAAATGCATTGGCTGCGGAAGATGCTATAAGGTGTGTGGAATGGATGTGCTTGAACTTATAGAGAAGCCCTTTGAAGGAGAGGATGAATACGGAGATGACATGGGCAATAAAATTATGTCCATTGCTAATCCTGAAAACTGCATTGGCTGCGAGGCATGCTCGAGGATATGCACAAAGAGATGCCATGTGCATATAGAAATGTGATTAAAATCATTTCGATCAGGATTTTTTCAACCGAGAAAACTCTTTCAGAGACCTCGATACACAGTCTTCAATTGCAAGACCTGAAAAATAATTTCCAGTTAATAGAAGTCTTTTACCAGCAATAAGTTGATCAATCTCGGTGATAAATTTATCATGACCAACCCTGAGACAAGGGACAATATTTTCTTTGGTAACCATATATTCCAATTGTTCAGGCTTTACTCCCAGAACCTCACTGATACGCCTTAGCTTTGCTTCATAACTGAGAATGCCTGCCTTAAAATGGAAACTGAAACCTCTATAACTTTTATGTGGGACTGTATCTCTGGATACGGCTGAATAAAAATAGTTATCTGTAGC includes:
- a CDS encoding P-II family nitrogen regulator, with product MKMIRAFIRPEKEQEVVLALEGAGFPSLTKMPVFGRGKQKGLQVGPVHYDELPKTLIMTVIDDEDVEKVIKIIQNKARTGFIGDGKIFVSPVEAAYTVRTGEAGL
- a CDS encoding P-II family nitrogen regulator; amino-acid sequence: MKEITAIIRRDKLPETKQALEDLGYPSLTIQSVDGRGKQKGAMCAEMDSEMPDSFCTAVKLTPTPSAYALEHTLPKVALYVPKRMLTIVVPDDVVSKVVKSLIKVNQTGRHGDGKIFVSSIETAVRVRTGERDGEAIA
- the fdxB gene encoding ferredoxin III, nif-specific, translated to MAIIGYTRGGKTWIPKFIESIDIEKCIGCGRCYKVCGMDVLELIEKPFEGEDEYGDDMGNKIMSIANPENCIGCEACSRICTKRCHVHIEM